A part of Phlebotomus papatasi isolate M1 chromosome 5, Ppap_2.1, whole genome shotgun sequence genomic DNA contains:
- the LOC129808752 gene encoding bursicon has protein sequence MMIVREFLVIVIAVVTMAQPRAGDECQVTPVIHVLQYPGCVPKPIPSFACIGRCASYLQVSGSKIWQMERSCMCCQESGEREAAVSLFCPKAKPGERKFRKVSTKAPLECMCRPCTGVEESSIVPQEIAGYADEGPLSAHFRKSQ, from the exons ATGATGATAGTTCGGGAGTTTCTTGTGATAGTTATTGCTGTGGTGACAATGGCTCAACCACGAGCTGGTGATGAGTGTCAAGTGACACCAGTTATTCATGTTCTCCAATATCCTGGATGTGTACCAAAGCCCATACCATCATTTGCCTGTATCGGACGCTGTGCTAGCTATTTGCAGGTGTCCGGAAGTAAAATTTGGCAAATGGAACGGTCGTGTATGTGCTGTCAGGAATCGGGAGAACGTGAAGCTGCTGTATCACTATTTTGTCCAAAAGCCAAACCAGGAGAACGAAAATTCAGAAAG GTTTCAACTAAAGCTCCTTTGGAATGCATGTGTAGACCCTGCACAGGTGTCGAAGAGAGTTCAATTGTGCCCCAGGAGATAGCCGGATATGCCGATGAGGGACCCCTATCAGCACATTTCCGGAAATCACAGTAA